A portion of the Desulfovibrio intestinalis genome contains these proteins:
- the lepB gene encoding signal peptidase I: protein MTTLLRSAPAKKPLWREYGEALFVALLLALVIRTFVVQAFKIPSESMLQTLLVGDHLLASKFAYGVKIPFTNHYVYKGSDPQRGEIIIFEYPNDPSVDYIKRIVGVPGDVIEVRGKQLFRNGEAVKEGYIRFTQPDRIEPVRDNFGPVTVPEGKYFVMGDNRDNSLDSRFWGFVDRSAIRAKAWRIYWSWGGLDNMRWDRMGKKVE from the coding sequence ATGACCACGCTTTTGAGATCTGCGCCTGCCAAAAAGCCCCTGTGGCGCGAATATGGCGAAGCACTTTTTGTGGCCCTGCTGCTTGCTCTCGTAATTCGTACATTCGTAGTGCAAGCGTTCAAAATACCATCTGAATCCATGCTGCAAACCCTGCTTGTGGGCGATCACCTGCTTGCCAGCAAATTTGCCTACGGCGTCAAGATTCCCTTTACCAACCACTATGTTTACAAGGGGAGCGACCCGCAGCGCGGCGAAATCATCATTTTTGAATATCCCAATGACCCCAGCGTCGACTACATCAAGCGCATTGTGGGTGTTCCCGGCGATGTCATTGAAGTGCGCGGCAAGCAGCTTTTCCGCAATGGCGAAGCCGTCAAGGAAGGCTATATCCGCTTTACCCAGCCTGACCGCATAGAGCCAGTGCGCGACAACTTCGGCCCGGTAACGGTGCCCGAGGGCAAGTATTTCGTCATGGGCGACAACCGTGACAATTCTCTGGATTCGCGCTTCTGGGGCTTTGTGGACCGCAGCGCCATTCGTGCCAAGGCCTGGCGTATTTACTGGTCTTGGGGCGGGCTTGACAATATGCGTTGGGACCGCATGGGCAAAAAGGTGGAATAG
- a CDS encoding NCS2 family permease: MSVLEKLFNPAARGSTVKREMLAGLTSFMAMCYLIFVVPSMLADAGMPKDSAVASTIWVTIIATLVMGVWAKFPVGVAPGLGITAFFAYYVCGPAGYSWQTGLGAVFISGIVFLLLTVTRIRQLIINAVPMDLKFAIVVGIGAFIAFIGMKSCGIVAADPATFVTLGNLGNPQTLLSVVGIFLIGGLMALRVRGAMIIGILVITVAGIVLGVTPLPQGQIFSTSLPMPTETFMQMDIKGALHHGLISIIFTLTMVDLFDNMGVLIGLSQKAGFIREDGHIENLDKALITDSMATMASAALGATTATSYLESAAGVAEGGRTGLTAVTIAFLFFLALFFSPLVGMVPAYATAPVLIIVGAMMMQEVGRISFKDFTVALPAFLTIISMPLTFNIATGFGFGFVSWVGIKALSGRFKDLNIVMLCIAICFVINFALRLP; encoded by the coding sequence ATGAGTGTGCTGGAAAAATTGTTCAATCCCGCTGCAAGGGGCAGCACGGTCAAAAGAGAAATGCTGGCCGGTCTCACCAGCTTCATGGCCATGTGCTACCTCATCTTTGTGGTGCCCAGCATGCTGGCTGACGCGGGTATGCCCAAGGATTCCGCCGTGGCATCCACCATCTGGGTGACCATTATCGCAACGCTTGTGATGGGCGTTTGGGCCAAATTTCCTGTGGGCGTCGCGCCCGGCCTGGGCATTACTGCCTTTTTTGCCTACTACGTCTGTGGCCCTGCGGGCTATTCCTGGCAGACGGGCCTTGGCGCAGTGTTCATTTCGGGCATAGTTTTTTTGCTGCTTACTGTTACGCGCATCCGTCAGCTCATCATCAACGCTGTGCCGATGGACCTCAAGTTTGCCATTGTGGTGGGCATCGGGGCCTTCATTGCCTTTATCGGCATGAAAAGCTGCGGCATTGTGGCGGCGGATCCGGCCACCTTTGTGACGCTGGGCAATCTTGGCAATCCCCAAACCCTGCTTTCTGTGGTGGGTATTTTTCTTATCGGCGGTCTGATGGCGCTGCGCGTGCGCGGGGCAATGATCATCGGTATTCTGGTCATTACAGTGGCGGGTATTGTGCTTGGCGTGACGCCTTTGCCGCAGGGCCAGATTTTCTCCACCAGCCTGCCCATGCCCACTGAAACTTTTATGCAGATGGATATCAAGGGCGCACTGCACCACGGTCTTATTTCCATTATCTTCACGCTGACGATGGTGGACCTTTTTGACAATATGGGCGTGCTCATCGGTCTTTCGCAAAAAGCTGGCTTCATTCGTGAAGACGGCCACATCGAAAATCTGGACAAAGCCCTTATCACCGACTCTATGGCTACTATGGCCAGCGCCGCATTGGGCGCTACCACGGCCACCAGCTACCTTGAAAGCGCCGCTGGCGTGGCCGAGGGCGGCCGTACGGGTCTCACTGCCGTCACCATTGCCTTTCTGTTCTTTCTGGCGCTCTTTTTCTCGCCCCTGGTGGGCATGGTGCCTGCCTACGCTACCGCGCCCGTGCTCATTATTGTGGGCGCGATGATGATGCAGGAAGTGGGGCGCATCAGCTTTAAGGACTTCACCGTGGCGCTGCCCGCGTTTTTGACCATCATCAGCATGCCGCTGACCTTCAACATCGCCACGGGCTTTGGCTTCGGCTTTGTGAGCTGGGTGGGCATCAAGGCTCTGTCCGGGCGCTTCAAGGATCTGAACATCGTGATGCTCTGCATTGCCATCTGCTTTGTGATCAACTTTGCCCTGCGCCTGCCCTAG
- the epsC gene encoding serine O-acetyltransferase EpsC translates to MSEMRDLKATTMPLLDSVVERLCHPSSLDAVWHRPAQGAAMPSLKDLTEIMERLRAAIFPGYFGSARVWRESMRYHLSANLDTIYRMLCEQIVRGFCFGCAGDSNPCTSCESDGEKAAGAFMDRLPEIRRLLAGDAKAAYEGDPAATSPGETIFCYPSMQAMLHHRIAHELYELNVPVIPRIISEMSHSATGIDLHPGATIGEEFFIDHGTGVVIGETCVIGRNCRLYQGVTLGALSFPKNADGTLTKGIPRHPILCDGVTVYAGATILGRVTIGKGAVIGGNVWITQDVPEGARILQERPRA, encoded by the coding sequence ATGAGTGAAATGCGTGACCTCAAGGCAACAACCATGCCCCTGCTGGACAGCGTGGTTGAACGCCTTTGCCATCCTTCGTCTCTGGACGCGGTGTGGCACCGTCCGGCACAGGGCGCGGCCATGCCTTCGCTGAAGGACCTTACCGAAATTATGGAACGCCTGCGGGCGGCCATTTTTCCGGGCTACTTCGGTTCCGCGCGGGTATGGCGCGAGTCCATGCGCTACCATCTTTCGGCCAATCTCGACACCATCTACCGCATGCTGTGCGAGCAGATAGTGCGCGGTTTCTGCTTTGGCTGCGCGGGCGACAGCAATCCTTGCACGTCCTGCGAGTCTGATGGCGAAAAAGCCGCCGGGGCTTTTATGGACCGCCTGCCCGAAATTCGCAGGCTGCTGGCGGGCGACGCCAAGGCCGCCTATGAAGGCGACCCCGCAGCCACAAGCCCGGGCGAGACCATTTTTTGTTATCCGTCCATGCAGGCCATGCTGCACCATCGCATTGCCCATGAGCTGTATGAACTCAATGTGCCGGTGATCCCGCGCATCATATCCGAGATGTCGCATTCGGCCACGGGTATTGACCTGCACCCCGGCGCGACCATTGGCGAAGAGTTCTTTATTGACCACGGCACGGGCGTTGTTATTGGTGAAACCTGTGTTATTGGCCGCAATTGCCGCCTGTACCAGGGCGTCACCCTGGGGGCGCTGTCCTTCCCCAAAAATGCGGACGGCACCCTGACCAAGGGCATACCGAGGCATCCCATTCTTTGTGATGGCGTGACAGTGTATGCCGGGGCCACCATTCTTGGCCGCGTGACCATTGGCAAGGGCGCGGTTATCGGCGGTAATGTGTGGATTACCCAGGACGTGCCCGAAGGCGCGCGCATTCTTCAGGAGCGCCCGCGTGCCTGA
- a CDS encoding NAD(P)-dependent oxidoreductase: MKILVTPRSFGKTNPELFDRLAQAGLEVVRNDSGGILSADMMREKLASCQGVILGVDPMDASVLAAAPELKAIAKYGVGLDNIDLEACKQRGIAVSRTVGANSNAVADYALTLMLMVARKAGLIDRRCRQKDWSKITSIDLFGKTLGIIGLGAIGRCVVKRAQGFGMKILAHDIAWDEAWAKSEGVERADVDRICREADFITLHTVLTDETRNCINAQRLASMKKTAVIINTARGGLIDETALLAALQAGSIYGAGLDVFEQEPPADPAWYELDNLVMGSHCSSSTAGATETMGHMAVDNLLRDLGL, from the coding sequence GTGAAAATTCTTGTTACTCCCCGCTCTTTTGGCAAAACCAATCCCGAACTGTTCGACCGTCTGGCGCAAGCCGGGCTTGAGGTCGTGCGCAACGACAGCGGCGGCATCCTTTCCGCTGACATGATGCGTGAAAAGCTGGCCTCCTGCCAGGGCGTCATTCTGGGTGTGGACCCTATGGACGCCTCGGTACTGGCCGCCGCGCCGGAGCTTAAAGCCATCGCCAAGTACGGCGTTGGGCTGGATAATATTGATCTTGAAGCCTGCAAGCAGCGCGGCATCGCCGTGTCACGCACGGTTGGGGCCAACAGCAACGCCGTGGCCGACTACGCACTTACCCTTATGCTGATGGTGGCGCGCAAGGCCGGGCTTATCGACCGCCGCTGCCGCCAGAAAGACTGGAGCAAGATCACCAGCATCGACCTTTTTGGCAAAACCTTGGGCATCATTGGCCTGGGAGCCATTGGCCGTTGCGTGGTCAAACGCGCGCAGGGCTTTGGCATGAAGATTCTGGCCCACGACATCGCGTGGGACGAAGCCTGGGCCAAGAGCGAAGGCGTGGAACGCGCGGATGTGGACCGCATTTGCCGTGAGGCGGATTTCATTACACTGCACACGGTGCTGACGGACGAAACCCGCAATTGCATCAATGCCCAACGCCTTGCCAGCATGAAAAAAACGGCTGTTATCATCAATACCGCACGCGGCGGCCTTATTGACGAAACCGCCCTGCTGGCCGCCCTTCAGGCAGGCAGCATTTACGGCGCGGGCCTGGACGTGTTCGAGCAGGAACCCCCGGCTGATCCGGCATGGTACGAACTGGACAATCTGGTCATGGGGTCGCACTGCTCTTCCTCCACAGCTGGAGCCACCGAAACTATGGGTCACATGGCCGTGGACAATCTTTTGCGGGATCTGGGGCTGTAG